From Nocardioides sp. HDW12B, the proteins below share one genomic window:
- the dtd gene encoding D-aminoacyl-tRNA deacylase has protein sequence MRAVVQRVSEASVSVAGEVVGSLDGPGLLVLLGVTHEDGPTEVAWLARKVWDVRILRDERSASDLGAPVLVVSQFTLYGDARKGRRPTWAAAAPGPVSEPLYEAFCAELERLGARVSRGVFGADMAVASVNDGPVTLVLDSP, from the coding sequence GTGAGAGCGGTGGTGCAACGCGTCAGCGAGGCCTCGGTGAGCGTGGCCGGTGAGGTGGTCGGCTCCCTCGACGGGCCGGGCCTGCTGGTGCTGCTCGGCGTCACCCACGAGGACGGCCCGACCGAGGTGGCGTGGCTCGCGCGGAAGGTCTGGGACGTGCGGATCCTGCGCGACGAGCGGTCCGCCTCCGACCTGGGCGCACCCGTGCTCGTCGTCAGCCAGTTCACGCTGTACGGCGACGCGCGCAAGGGGCGGCGACCGACCTGGGCGGCGGCTGCACCGGGCCCGGTCAGCGAGCCGCTCTACGAAGCGTTCTGCGCCGAGCTCGAGCGGCTCGGGGCGCGGGTGTCGCGGGGTGTCTTCGGCGCGGACATGGCGGTCGCCTCGGTCAACGACGGCCCGGTCACGCTGGTTCTCGACAGCCCCTGA
- a CDS encoding alkaline phosphatase family protein — MRHNRTSLVAATVLGLALTAACTGAASPSAEDGPARAVTTSAQRAGLPDHQVVVISLDGLNPTALSRLGRTGAPALHRMMRQGASTLNARAEVEQTETLPNHTGMVTGRRIEKARDGHAVTWNDERLNPFTVQEAAEHGVDSIFSLAKRQGLSSALYSAKEKFSLFDRSWPDGTDKVLIDSDNTRLADVAVRDLQRASYDFAFLHISLPDRAGHAYGWLSAPYLDAVRQSDALVGQVLEAVRADSRLSDRVTVMLTADHGGPRGKRNHAEAGILANYRVPFLMWGAGVTRGADLYELSPQLADPGTRRVGYGARRQPVRNAFVANAAAEILGLPTVRGSRLGAAGELNWR, encoded by the coding sequence ATGCGTCACAACCGCACCAGCCTCGTCGCCGCCACCGTGCTCGGTCTCGCCCTCACCGCGGCGTGCACGGGTGCTGCGTCCCCCTCGGCCGAGGACGGCCCGGCGCGCGCCGTGACGACGTCGGCGCAGCGCGCCGGGCTGCCGGACCACCAGGTCGTCGTGATCTCGCTGGACGGCCTCAACCCCACCGCCCTGAGCCGGCTCGGGCGCACCGGGGCCCCGGCCCTGCACCGGATGATGCGGCAGGGCGCCTCGACGCTGAACGCGCGCGCCGAGGTGGAGCAGACCGAGACCCTGCCCAACCACACCGGCATGGTGACCGGCCGGCGCATCGAGAAGGCCCGCGACGGCCACGCGGTCACCTGGAACGACGAGCGGCTGAACCCCTTCACCGTGCAGGAGGCGGCCGAGCACGGGGTCGACTCGATCTTCTCGCTGGCCAAGCGCCAGGGACTCAGCTCGGCGCTGTACTCCGCCAAGGAGAAGTTCTCGCTCTTCGACCGGTCCTGGCCCGACGGCACCGACAAGGTGCTCATCGACTCCGACAACACCCGGCTGGCCGACGTCGCCGTCCGCGACCTGCAGCGGGCCTCCTACGACTTCGCCTTCCTGCACATCTCGCTGCCCGACCGGGCGGGTCACGCCTACGGCTGGCTGAGCGCGCCGTACCTGGACGCCGTACGCCAGTCGGACGCGCTCGTGGGGCAGGTGCTCGAGGCCGTGCGCGCCGACTCCCGGCTCAGCGACCGCGTGACGGTGATGCTCACCGCCGACCACGGCGGGCCGCGGGGCAAGCGGAACCACGCCGAGGCCGGGATCCTGGCGAACTACCGCGTGCCGTTCCTGATGTGGGGCGCCGGTGTGACGCGGGGCGCCGACCTCTACGAGCTCAGCCCGCAGCTGGCCGACCCCGGCACGCGCCGGGTCGGGTACGGCGCCCGGCGCCAGCCGGTCCGCAACGCCTTCGTGGCCAACGCCGCCGCCGAGATCCTCGGCCTCCCCACGGTCCGCGGCAGCCGCCTCGGCGCCGCCGGCGAGCTCAACTGGCGCTGA